Proteins from one Oscillatoria nigro-viridis PCC 7112 genomic window:
- a CDS encoding HNH endonuclease — protein MSPPRICNLNARQLNDIDNLALACFHCNRNKSDKTRAIDAQSDVELPGSCE, from the coding sequence ATGAGCCCGCCCCGAATATGCAATTTAAATGCGCGACAGCTTAACGATATTGACAATTTGGCACTAGCTTGCTTTCACTGCAACCGCAATAAATCTGATAAAACTAGAGCGATAGATGCTCAGTCAGACGTAGAATTACCGGGTAGTTGTGAATAG
- a CDS encoding DUF3318 domain-containing protein, which yields MNPEPEIRRLLDVMPASGRMTCKIINKPQQSTVIDCDFPLPWNQSRPIYINFDLWRLLSKPQRDLLILRNVSFLCNVKWFKPDIYQGAALAGIVGTVVELLQGDAIGTAIAGGLTGLAMTRIWRDNRSSQVELDADEGAIRVALRRGYNEAEAAGHLLGAIEAVAQIEGRSLDFNELIRCQNLKAISGISAVGVPDSIRQD from the coding sequence ATGAATCCCGAACCAGAAATTCGCCGCCTGTTAGATGTGATGCCCGCTTCCGGCCGCATGACGTGTAAAATTATTAATAAGCCCCAACAATCAACGGTAATTGACTGCGATTTTCCTTTACCTTGGAATCAATCTCGCCCGATTTATATTAATTTTGATTTGTGGCGGCTGCTATCTAAGCCGCAGCGGGATTTACTGATATTAAGGAATGTAAGTTTTCTGTGCAATGTTAAGTGGTTTAAACCGGATATTTATCAAGGTGCAGCTCTGGCGGGAATTGTCGGGACTGTTGTAGAATTGTTGCAGGGAGATGCGATCGGCACTGCGATCGCGGGCGGTTTGACGGGACTCGCCATGACTCGAATTTGGCGCGACAACCGCAGTTCCCAAGTAGAGTTAGATGCTGACGAAGGGGCGATTAGAGTCGCTCTCAGGCGCGGTTACAACGAAGCGGAAGCAGCCGGACATTTGCTGGGGGCGATCGAGGCTGTGGCGCAAATTGAAGGGCGCAGTTTGGATTTTAATGAGTTGATTCGGTGTCAAAACTTAAAGGCAATATCGGGTATTTCGGCGGTGGGCGTACCCGATAGTATTAGGCAAGATTGA